The Paenibacillus dendritiformis region ATGTATATGGAAAGCAGCCGACAGACGGAAGTCAAACATTCACTTTTGAAGCTGTTCGAAAGTAAAATTTCACATTCATAAGGTCTTGGCGTTATATGCCAAGACCTTTTTTGGGTTCTGCAGTGATATACGGAAGATCAGGATCAATTGACTTTACTGGGGATGAGCAGCGATAGGACGAAAATGCCGATCGCTATTCACTCCGCCGTGACAGCCCGCAGCCGCTCGAGCACCTTGCCGACCCATCCTCTCTTCATGACGTCCGCAAGGAAGCCTTCGCAGAAGCGTTCCTGCCGCACATAAGCCGTCATCAGCTTCCGCAGATCCTCGATGCCGGCCCGCTCAATAAAGCTGCCATGCTTATCGACGCCCTGGAGCTGATTCTCTATGATCCAGGCTTTCCAATCGAATCCGGGAATCAGAAATTCAGCTTCGTCGAGAACACGAAGAAATTCGATGACGGCATCGGCGTACTTATAATAATGCGGTGGCGTAATTTCATAGT contains the following coding sequences:
- a CDS encoding DUF6508 domain-containing protein, translating into MRYNGQGPVLIVMAADLTDGKKRYFGLIAGWGGLDHDTKKERSDMDLNKMINGMSVRDQLLSYGDYFRSTDQRYYEITPPHYYKYADAVIEFLRVLDEAEFLIPGFDWKAWIIENQLQGVDKHGSFIERAGIEDLRKLMTAYVRQERFCEGFLADVMKRGWVGKVLERLRAVTAE